From a region of the Streptomyces caniferus genome:
- a CDS encoding ricin-type beta-trefoil lectin domain protein, translated as MATSAAALTVVFTVAAGGADAAPGSVGRAGPAGAAAAKPLSPELEKIRAREAAELYGDPAERPLGERKTSLISLGDSEISGEGVGTYEPGTDGPTNWCHRSPDAAIHRTGIAADVTYNAACSGAGSGNIVIGGSKQYADELVQSDSLAVAARNTRLKMVLLVAGANDDLQFGPVMTDCVVRWFLLQGTCEPKYQPGWQARVDGLVPKIERTVGDLRTVMRDAGYADGDYRLVVMSYPSPIGPDVADNPHYPGKLLGGCTGYTSDAGWGRNAAVPAFERGVRRAAQDAGATYLDASRLFHGHEVCMEDTWARGLYVNLTNPIPPDSNSVRQSFHPNARGHGAFASCLTQLYATELREASCADSASTGQPKLYPGAWDDAYRPLKNAGTGSCVDATGGASRNGTVVGGWNCHGGRNQDWWYDDAQRSVHVGLTQDRCLNVPGAQYRAGAGLVLWNCSGAANQQFVRDDGGTIRPAAAPSLCLTLGAAKEPLRLQGCDGSAGQRFARGT; from the coding sequence GTGGCGACCTCGGCGGCGGCGCTGACCGTGGTGTTCACGGTGGCGGCGGGCGGGGCGGATGCCGCGCCCGGGTCCGTGGGGCGGGCCGGGCCGGCCGGGGCCGCGGCCGCCAAGCCGTTGTCGCCCGAGCTGGAGAAGATCCGGGCACGGGAGGCGGCCGAGCTCTACGGGGATCCGGCCGAGCGGCCCCTCGGGGAGCGGAAGACCTCGTTGATCTCGCTGGGGGACAGCGAGATCTCGGGCGAGGGCGTAGGGACGTACGAGCCGGGCACGGACGGACCGACGAACTGGTGCCACCGGTCGCCGGACGCGGCGATCCACCGGACCGGGATCGCGGCGGATGTGACGTACAACGCCGCCTGCTCGGGCGCGGGCAGCGGCAACATCGTGATCGGCGGCAGCAAGCAGTACGCCGACGAGCTGGTGCAGAGCGACAGTCTCGCCGTCGCGGCCCGTAACACCCGGCTGAAGATGGTGCTGCTGGTGGCCGGCGCCAACGACGATCTGCAGTTCGGGCCGGTGATGACGGACTGCGTGGTGCGCTGGTTCCTGCTGCAGGGCACCTGTGAGCCGAAGTACCAGCCGGGCTGGCAGGCGCGGGTCGACGGGCTGGTGCCGAAGATCGAGCGGACGGTCGGCGATCTGCGGACCGTGATGCGGGACGCCGGGTACGCCGACGGGGACTACCGGCTCGTGGTGATGTCGTACCCGAGCCCGATCGGGCCGGACGTGGCGGACAACCCGCACTACCCGGGGAAGCTGCTGGGCGGCTGCACGGGCTACACCTCCGACGCGGGCTGGGGGCGCAACGCCGCAGTGCCCGCCTTCGAACGGGGCGTGCGCCGGGCCGCGCAGGACGCGGGCGCGACCTACCTCGACGCCTCGCGGCTCTTCCACGGGCACGAGGTGTGCATGGAGGACACCTGGGCCCGCGGGCTGTATGTGAACCTCACCAACCCGATTCCGCCGGACTCGAACTCGGTGCGGCAGTCCTTCCACCCCAACGCCCGCGGACACGGCGCCTTCGCCTCGTGCCTGACCCAGCTCTACGCCACGGAACTGCGCGAGGCCTCCTGTGCCGACTCCGCGAGCACCGGGCAGCCGAAGCTGTACCCGGGAGCCTGGGACGACGCGTACCGGCCGCTGAAGAACGCCGGCACGGGGAGCTGTGTGGACGCGACCGGCGGGGCCAGCCGCAACGGGACGGTGGTCGGCGGCTGGAACTGCCACGGCGGACGCAACCAGGACTGGTGGTACGACGACGCGCAGCGGTCGGTGCACGTGGGCCTGACCCAGGACCGGTGCCTGAACGTGCCGGGCGCGCAGTACCGGGCCGGGGCCGGGCTGGTGCTGTGGAACTGCTCGGGCGCGGCCAACCAGCAGTTCGTACGGGACGACGGCGGCACGATCCGGCCCGCGGCCGCGCCGTCGCTGTGTCTGACCCTGGGGGCGGCGAAGGAACCGCTGCGGCTGCAGGGGTGCGACGGGTCGGCGGGGCAGCGGTTCGCCCGGGGAACCTGA
- the dcd gene encoding dCTP deaminase: MLLSDKDIRAEIDAGRVRIDPYDESMVQPSSIDVRLDRYFRVFENHRYPHIDPATEQSDLTREVVPEGDEAFILHPGEFVLASTYEVITLPDDLASRLEGKSSLGRLGLLTHSTAGFIDPGFSGHVTLELSNVATLPIKLWPGMKIGQLCMFRLTSPAEHPYGSEKYGSRYQGQRGPTPSRSFRNFHRTQV; this comes from the coding sequence GTGCTTCTCTCAGACAAGGACATCCGGGCCGAGATCGATGCTGGTCGGGTGCGCATCGACCCCTACGACGAGTCGATGGTGCAGCCGTCCAGCATCGACGTGCGGCTCGACCGCTATTTCCGGGTGTTCGAGAATCACCGCTATCCGCACATCGACCCCGCCACCGAGCAGAGCGACCTGACCCGTGAGGTCGTGCCCGAGGGCGACGAGGCGTTCATCCTGCACCCGGGCGAGTTCGTGCTGGCCTCGACGTACGAGGTCATCACGCTGCCCGACGACCTTGCGTCCCGGCTCGAGGGGAAGAGCTCGCTGGGACGGCTGGGGCTGCTGACGCACTCGACCGCCGGGTTCATCGACCCGGGGTTCAGCGGACACGTGACGCTGGAGCTGAGCAATGTCGCCACGCTGCCGATCAAGCTGTGGCCGGGGATGAAGATCGGGCAGCTGTGCATGTTCCGGCTGACCTCGCCGGCCGAGCACCCGTACGGCAGCGAGAAGTACGGCTCCCGCTACCAGGGGCAGCGCGGTCCGACGCCGTCCCGGTCGTTCAGGAACTTTCACCGGACGCAGGTATGA
- a CDS encoding phosphoribosyltransferase, with amino-acid sequence MSDVRENLTYERFGGAVRELAQTIADDGYEPDVVLSIARGGVFVAGGLAYALDCKNIHLVNVEFYTGVGTTLEMPVMLAPVPNAIDFSDKKVLIADDVADTGKTLKLVHDFCQGTVAEVRSAVIYEKSQSLVKCEYVWKRTDDWINFPWSVEPPVVRREGQILDA; translated from the coding sequence GTGAGTGACGTGCGGGAGAACCTGACGTACGAGCGGTTCGGCGGGGCGGTCCGTGAGCTGGCGCAGACGATCGCCGATGACGGGTACGAGCCCGATGTCGTGCTGTCGATCGCCCGCGGCGGGGTCTTCGTCGCCGGCGGCCTGGCGTACGCGCTGGACTGCAAGAACATCCACCTGGTGAACGTGGAGTTCTACACCGGGGTGGGGACCACGCTGGAGATGCCGGTCATGCTGGCGCCGGTGCCGAACGCGATCGACTTCTCGGACAAGAAGGTGCTGATCGCCGACGATGTCGCGGACACCGGCAAGACGCTGAAGCTGGTCCATGACTTCTGCCAGGGGACCGTGGCGGAGGTCCGCAGCGCGGTGATCTACGAGAAGTCGCAGTCGCTGGTGAAGTGCGAATACGTGTGGAAGCGCACGGACGACTGGATCAACTTCCCGTGGAGCGTCGAGCCGCCGGTGGTGCGGCGCGAAGGACAGATCCTCGACGCCTGA
- a CDS encoding MarR family winged helix-turn-helix transcriptional regulator, producing MTSMPVSERLGSSIKRAEQALNGAKHAALKPAGLTVPQYAALLYSSERPGISAAALARACGVTPPTMNTVLKNLQERGLIERTPHEWHKNVLETRLTDEGRAVMENADARAVPVERALAAEFTDEERATLVGLLARCAALLDSVRPD from the coding sequence ATGACGTCCATGCCCGTGTCCGAGCGCCTCGGTTCTTCCATCAAGCGCGCCGAGCAGGCTCTGAACGGTGCCAAGCACGCGGCGCTGAAGCCGGCCGGTCTGACGGTCCCGCAGTACGCGGCTCTGCTCTACAGCTCCGAGCGGCCCGGCATCTCGGCCGCCGCGCTGGCGCGAGCGTGCGGAGTGACACCGCCGACCATGAACACGGTGCTGAAGAACCTCCAGGAGCGCGGCCTCATCGAGCGCACTCCGCACGAGTGGCACAAGAACGTCCTGGAGACCCGGCTCACGGATGAGGGCCGCGCCGTCATGGAGAACGCCGACGCGCGGGCGGTACCGGTGGAGCGGGCACTGGCCGCCGAGTTCACCGACGAGGAGCGGGCAACACTTGTCGGCCTGCTCGCCCGATGCGCCGCACTGCTCGATTCCGTGCGGCCTGACTAG
- a CDS encoding WXG100 family type VII secretion target gives MAGGNIKISPDEMREASTWLQNQKELMQQSLHEANTKMDEMVEAAYATPGSESKFRPYWEEYKNGTEKAIEGLQGVSEFIKQVADAFVDTDDQTAGSIG, from the coding sequence ATGGCCGGCGGCAACATCAAGATCAGCCCGGACGAGATGCGGGAGGCGTCGACCTGGCTTCAGAACCAGAAGGAACTGATGCAGCAGAGCCTCCACGAGGCCAACACCAAGATGGACGAGATGGTCGAGGCGGCCTACGCGACGCCCGGCTCGGAGAGCAAGTTCCGCCCGTACTGGGAGGAGTACAAGAACGGCACCGAGAAGGCCATCGAGGGTCTGCAGGGTGTCAGCGAGTTCATCAAGCAGGTGGCGGACGCGTTCGTCGACACCGACGACCAGACCGCCGGCTCCATCGGCTGA
- a CDS encoding PadR family transcriptional regulator: protein MTQAAFFVLTALVDEPRHGYGIVQEVDELSEGHVQLRIGTLYGVLDRLTADGLIEPDREEVQQGRLRKYYRLTDAGGAALSAEAERMAAGARAATQRIAAHRPTPAGPAPASRSARRPGIAGGTA, encoded by the coding sequence ATGACGCAAGCGGCGTTCTTCGTCCTCACCGCACTGGTCGACGAACCGCGACATGGTTACGGGATCGTGCAGGAGGTGGACGAGCTGTCCGAAGGGCATGTGCAGCTCCGGATCGGCACGCTGTACGGCGTGCTGGACCGACTGACGGCCGACGGGCTCATCGAGCCGGACCGCGAGGAGGTGCAACAAGGCCGACTGCGCAAGTACTACCGCCTCACCGACGCCGGTGGGGCAGCCCTGTCCGCCGAGGCGGAGCGGATGGCGGCCGGGGCACGCGCTGCGACCCAGCGGATAGCCGCCCACCGCCCCACTCCCGCCGGGCCGGCTCCCGCGAGCCGTTCGGCGCGTCGCCCGGGCATCGCCGGAGGCACCGCATGA
- a CDS encoding SMP-30/gluconolactonase/LRE family protein, whose product MSQAITRRALISAALSLTATVVPLAVTVSGQPGAMSPASHAAARHETRTRISTAYDLPGTRVYPEGIAADSRTGDIYVGSYATGAVYKATPGHRTAQLFLPAGTDGRTTANGLKIDRAGRLWVIDSTAGVAVYDLRDRRLVARFDVTGSAKSFVNDLAVAPDGSAYLTDSYRGVLYRVTPRQLARAAAHGGRAELTTAYDLAGALPNAPAGGVALNGIVADPSGRYLLTVDMTAGTLYRVDVASGAVRQVALHGGDALHGDGLEMRGNTLWVVHNVTNAISRWKVGDDGASACMERRITDQALQIPTTIVHSRGRTFVVRSQFDKGGPMGPGTPQPFTVAEAEGI is encoded by the coding sequence ATGTCCCAAGCGATCACACGGCGCGCTCTGATCTCGGCCGCCCTGTCCCTGACCGCCACCGTCGTGCCGCTCGCCGTCACCGTGAGCGGCCAACCCGGGGCCATGTCACCGGCCTCGCACGCCGCCGCCCGGCACGAGACCCGCACTCGCATCTCCACCGCGTACGACCTGCCCGGCACCCGCGTGTACCCGGAAGGCATCGCTGCCGACTCGCGCACCGGCGACATCTACGTCGGCTCGTACGCGACCGGCGCCGTCTACAAGGCGACGCCCGGACATCGCACCGCCCAACTCTTCCTGCCGGCCGGCACCGACGGGCGCACCACCGCCAACGGCTTGAAGATCGACCGCGCCGGCCGACTGTGGGTCATCGACTCGACCGCCGGCGTCGCCGTCTACGACCTTCGCGACCGCAGGCTAGTCGCCCGCTTCGATGTGACCGGGAGCGCCAAGTCGTTCGTCAACGACCTGGCGGTCGCCCCGGACGGCAGCGCCTATCTGACCGACAGTTACCGGGGTGTCCTCTACCGCGTCACGCCCCGGCAGCTGGCGCGGGCCGCCGCGCACGGCGGGCGTGCCGAGCTGACCACGGCCTACGACCTGGCCGGTGCGCTCCCCAACGCCCCGGCCGGCGGCGTCGCACTCAACGGCATCGTGGCCGACCCCTCCGGCCGTTATCTGCTGACAGTCGACATGACCGCGGGCACCCTCTACCGCGTCGATGTGGCGTCGGGAGCGGTCCGCCAAGTCGCCCTGCACGGCGGAGACGCGCTGCACGGCGACGGCCTCGAAATGCGCGGCAACACCCTCTGGGTCGTTCACAACGTGACCAACGCCATCAGCCGGTGGAAGGTCGGCGACGACGGCGCGTCCGCCTGCATGGAGCGCCGCATCACCGACCAGGCGCTCCAAATCCCGACCACGATCGTCCACAGCCGCGGCCGGACGTTCGTCGTCCGCTCCCAGTTCGACAAGGGCGGCCCGATGGGCCCCGGGACGCCGCAGCCGTTCACGGTGGCCGAGGCGGAGGGCATCTGA
- a CDS encoding alpha/beta fold hydrolase → MPENTTRVRRDVGRYVNDKLRDRYFAACDAVYAMGAPARSETDVETGFGTTHVYRYGPTDPAAESRTPVVLIHGAGYCSAMWYPNTPALSGERPVYALDTPGDAGRSVHREPMWQPERAAQWLDEALDALGLDRVHLVGSSYGGWLVLNMAHRRPGRLASVTALDPGGLEKVGLRFFAWVFVSLFASFAPKALRPRLASWLEQPVIAVPEVRTWIQAGARAFRIRRPAPLPLTEDALRSIRTPLYVIMGKRSLLVHPQRQLERVPRLIPGARAEIIAATGHGPQIDHPDVVNARMLSFMEDVDSLDPAEVGGVVDA, encoded by the coding sequence GTGCCCGAGAACACGACCCGTGTGCGCCGCGATGTCGGCCGCTACGTGAACGACAAGCTGCGCGACCGCTACTTCGCCGCCTGCGACGCCGTCTACGCGATGGGGGCCCCCGCCCGCTCAGAGACGGACGTCGAGACCGGCTTCGGCACCACGCACGTCTACCGGTACGGCCCCACGGATCCGGCAGCCGAGTCCCGTACGCCGGTGGTCCTGATCCACGGCGCGGGCTACTGCTCGGCGATGTGGTACCCCAACACCCCCGCGCTCAGCGGCGAACGCCCTGTCTACGCACTCGACACCCCCGGCGACGCCGGGCGCAGCGTCCACCGCGAGCCCATGTGGCAGCCGGAGCGCGCCGCCCAGTGGCTCGACGAGGCGCTCGACGCCCTCGGCCTCGACCGGGTTCACCTGGTCGGCTCCTCGTACGGCGGCTGGCTGGTGCTCAACATGGCTCACCGCCGGCCCGGACGGCTCGCGTCGGTCACCGCCCTCGACCCCGGCGGCCTGGAGAAGGTGGGCCTGCGCTTCTTCGCCTGGGTCTTCGTCAGTCTCTTCGCCAGCTTCGCCCCCAAGGCGCTGCGCCCGCGCCTCGCCTCTTGGCTGGAGCAACCGGTCATCGCCGTTCCCGAGGTGCGGACGTGGATCCAGGCGGGCGCCCGCGCCTTCCGGATCCGCCGCCCCGCACCGCTGCCGCTGACCGAGGACGCGCTGCGCTCCATCCGGACCCCGCTCTACGTCATCATGGGCAAGCGCAGCCTGCTGGTACACCCGCAGCGCCAGCTGGAACGGGTGCCGCGGCTGATCCCCGGAGCCCGCGCCGAGATCATCGCCGCGACCGGTCACGGCCCGCAGATCGACCACCCCGACGTGGTCAACGCCCGGATGCTGAGCTTCATGGAGGACGTCGACTCCCTCGACCCGGCCGAGGTCGGCGGCGTGGTCGACGCGTAG
- a CDS encoding TetR/AcrR family transcriptional regulator: MPKRVNHDERRAQIAEALIQVAGRRGLHAVGMRDVAAEAGVSLRLVQYYFETKEKLLFYGLQHLTDRFTARVGARLRAAGPDPGPRATIEALLLASLPTDEESRTFHLLYSSYSILSVTDDALAAQPFIDKPDAAENALTGLLEQAQASGLADPGADARTEAISLLAMTATMGTSILVGQRSPESALAVLHHHLDRIFATRGRPRGRGRGEPRPLDADRGRDGR, translated from the coding sequence ATGCCAAAGCGCGTGAACCACGACGAACGGCGCGCCCAGATCGCCGAGGCGCTCATCCAGGTCGCGGGGCGCCGAGGGCTGCACGCCGTCGGCATGCGCGACGTGGCCGCGGAGGCCGGTGTGTCACTCCGGCTCGTGCAGTACTACTTCGAGACCAAGGAGAAGCTGCTCTTCTACGGGCTCCAGCACCTGACCGACCGCTTCACCGCACGGGTCGGCGCCCGCCTCCGCGCCGCCGGCCCGGACCCGGGCCCGCGCGCGACCATCGAGGCACTGCTGCTGGCCTCTCTCCCGACCGACGAGGAGAGCCGCACCTTCCACCTCCTCTACAGCTCCTACTCGATCCTGTCCGTGACCGACGACGCGCTGGCCGCACAGCCCTTCATCGACAAGCCCGACGCCGCGGAGAACGCCCTCACCGGCCTGCTCGAACAGGCCCAGGCGTCCGGCCTCGCCGATCCCGGCGCCGACGCGCGCACGGAGGCGATCAGCCTGCTCGCCATGACGGCGACCATGGGCACCAGCATCCTCGTGGGCCAGCGGAGTCCCGAGTCGGCCCTCGCGGTACTCCATCACCACCTGGACCGGATCTTCGCGACCCGCGGTCGGCCCCGGGGGAGGGGGAGGGGGGAGCCGCGCCCCCTTGATGCGGACCGTGGGCGCGACGGTCGCTGA